The Planctomycetota bacterium genomic sequence CCGATGACGAACGCGAGGGTGACAAGGGGCCCGCCTTCTGGTGCGATGCGATGTTCGGGGGCCTCGCGCGCTGGCTCCGGGCCGCTGGCTACGACGCCGCCTGGGTCGAGGGCATCGACGACGCCGAACTCGTGCGCCGGGCCCTCGCGGAGGGGCGGATTCTTCTGACGGCCGACACGCGCCTCGTGGAGCACGGCGCGATTCGCTCCGGCCGCGTGCGGGCGCTCCTCGTGCC encodes the following:
- a CDS encoding DUF5615 family PIN-like protein, producing the protein MPDDEREGDKGPAFWCDAMFGGLARWLRAAGYDAAWVEGIDDAELVRRALAEGRILLTADTRLVEHGAIRSGRVRALLVP